One part of the Sardina pilchardus chromosome 5, fSarPil1.1, whole genome shotgun sequence genome encodes these proteins:
- the LOC134080812 gene encoding protocadherin beta-15-like, translated as MMKDYNVCLHNAVFWAVFVIGFVHPSNGDLSYSVAEEMKKGTVVGNVAKDLGISVRGLSDRKARIDTESNDKRFCNLQDGELVILERIDREELCGSQPSCSLSYELVLENPLELHRIFIQVEDINDNPPRFPNSEIKLEIGESADKGARFPLDEAHDSDMGLNGIQSYSLDKNDHFSLSVHSNTDGGKYSELILDKELDREKQSEVTLVLTATDGGTPQRSGTTLIHVIVLDANDNLPVFSQPAYVVSLSENSPLGTAVVTVLATDADEGANGEVTYEFSRISDKASKLFSIDKVTGEIKVVGQIDYEEKHKYELRVQAKDGAGLASQAKINIDILDVNDNAPVINIKSLNVPIPENVAPGTEVGIINVQDKDTEGNRQVRCSIQQNVPFKLNPSIKNYYTLVTTSELDRELVGDYNVTITATDEGSPPLYSSKTIHLAVSDVNDNPPAFEHQSYSAYVTENNKPGSSVCSVTARDPDWRQNGTVFYSLLPTEVNGVPVSSYVSINGDTGVIHAVRAFDYEQFRSFKVQVVARDNGSPPLSSNVTVSVFITDENDNSPQILYPTPEGNSFMTEMVPKAALSGSLVSKVIAVDADSGQNAWLLYQIVKSTDPGLFTIGLHSGEIRAQRDISESDSMKQNLVISVKDNGQPSLSTTCAVYLLISDNLAEVPELKDMSYEESNSKLTSYLIIALVSVSTFFLTFIILIVAIRICHRRKPRLLFDGAVAIPSAYLPPNYADVDGTGTLRSAYNYDAYMTTGSRTSDFKFVTSYNDNTLPSGTTLKRSPGDNSDCLNFTSLDFTENGSKFSTLQSYSAYVAENNKPDSSVGSVTARDPDWRQNGTVFYSLLPSEVNGVPVSSYVSINGDTGVIHAVRAFDYEQFRSFKVQVVARDNGSPPLSSNVTVSVFITDENDNSPQILYPTPEGNSFMTEMVPKAALSGSLVSKVIAVDADSGQNAWLSYQIVKSTDPGLFTIGLHSGEIRAQRDISESDSMKQNLVISVKDNGQPSLSTTCAVYLLISDNLAEVPELKDMSYEESNSKLTSYLIIALVSVSTFFITFIILIVAIRICHRRKPRLLFDGAVAIPSAYLPPNYTDVDGTGTLRSAYNYDAYMTTGSRTSDFKFVTSYNDNTLPSGTTLKRSPGDNSDCLNFTSLDFSENASKCSTLVNN; from the exons ATGATGAAGGACTACAATGTATGTTTACATAATGCAGTTTTCTGGGCTGTATTTGTCATCGGATTTGTGCACCCTAGTAATGGTGATTTAAGCTACTCCGTTGCAGAAGAAATGAAGAAAGGGACAGTGGTTGGAAACGTAGCAAAGGATCTTGGTATCAGTGTTCGAGGACTATCGGATCGCAAGGCTCGGATAGACACGGAGAGTAACGATAAGCGTTTTTGTAATCTGCAGGATGGAGAACTGGTTATACTAGAGAGAATAGACCGCGAGGAGCTATGCGGGTCACAACCATCATGCTCGTTAAGCTATGAATTGGTTTTGGAGAACCCGTTGGAATTGCATCGGATTTTTATACAGGTTGAGGATATAAACGACAATCCACCTCGTTTTCCGAACAGTGAAATCAAACTGGAAATTGGTGAATCGGCTGATAAAGGCGCACGTTTCCCTTTGGATGAGGCGCACGACTCGGATATGGGCCTAAACGGAATTCAGAGCTATTCCTTGGATAAGAACGACCATTTTTCTTTATCCGTGCACTCTAATACAGATGGAGGAAAATATAGTGAATTAATTTTAGATAAAGAGCTCGATCGTGAAAAGCAGAGCGAGGTAACGTTAGTGCTTACTGCTACTGATGGGGGCACTCCTCAAAGATCCGGCACTACTCTCATTCATGTTATCGTCCTTGACGCAAACGATAATTTACCAGTATTCAGTCAACCTGCATACGTTGTCAGTCTATCTGAAAATTCTCCTCTAGGCACTGCAGTTGTGACTGTGCTTGCCACAGACGCAGATGAAGGAGCAAATGGGGAGGTCACTTATGAATTTAGCCGCATATCTGACAAAGCTTCTAAACTCTTCTCTATTGATAAAGTGACCGGAGAAATCAAAGTGGTGGGCCAAATAGACTATGAGGAAAAGCATAAATATGAATTAAGAGTTCAGGCAAAAGATGGAGCAGGGTTGGCTTCTCAGGCTAAAATTAACATAGATATTTTAGATGTTAATGACAATGCACCTGTGATAAACATCAAATCACTTAATGTGCCAATCCCTGAAAATGTTGCCCCAGGAACAGAAGTAGGAATTATTAATGTTCAGGATAAAGATACAGAGGGAAACAGACAGGTTCGCTGTTCCATTCAACAGAATGTCCCTTTTAAATTAAATCCGTCAATTAAAAACTACTACACACTTGTCACAACTTCTGAACTGGACCGTGAACTTGTAGGTGATTATAATGTGACAATCACAGCTACTGATGAAGGCTCACCACCATTGTATTCCTCCAAGACTATTCATCTCGCTGTATCTGATGTAAATGATAATCCCCCTGCATTTGAACATCAGTCCTATAGTGCATATGTGACTGAGAATAACAAGCCTGGctcctctgtctgttctgttaCTGCGAGAGACCCAGACTGGAGACAGAATGGCACAGTGTTCTACTCTCTGTTGCCCACTGAGGTCAATGGTGTTCCGGTCTCCTCATATGTATCCATTAATGGAGACACAGGGGTGATCCATGCTGTGAGGGCCTTTGACTATGAGCAGTTCAGAAGCTTCAAAGTTCAGGTTGTAGCCAGAGACAATGGTTCTCCTCCACTCAGCAGCaacgtgactgtgagtgtgttcataacAGATGAGAATGATAACTCTCCTCAGATATTGTACCCTACTCCAGAAGGAAACTCCTTCATGACTGAGATGGTTCCTAAAGCTGCTCTTTCTGGCTCGCTGGTCTCCAAAGTGATCGCTGTTGATGCTGACTCTGGACAGAACGCGTGGCTGTTGTATCAGATCGTGAAGTCGACTGATCCGGGACTTTTCACTATTGGTCTCCACAGTGGAGAGATCAGGGCTCAGAGGGACATTTCTGAATCTGACAGCATGAAGCAGAACCTTGTGATCTCAGTGAAAGATAACggacagccctctctctctacaacctGTGCCGTATATTTACTCATCTCTGATAACCTGGCTGAAGTTCCTGAACTGAAAGACATGTCTTATGAGGAGAGCAATTCTAAACTCACATCTTATCTGATCATTGCTCTGGTGTCTGTTTCCACATTTTTCCTCACTTTCATAATTCTCATTGTGGCCATAAGGATTTGCCACAGGAGAAAGCCCAGACTGTTGTTTGATGGAGCAGTAGCCATTCCCAGTGCATATTTACCTCCCAACTATGCAGATGTTGATGGAACTGGAACTCTACGCAGTGCTTACAACTATGACGCCTATATGACCACAGGGTCACGTACCAGTGACTTCAAGTTTGTTACGTCCTACAATGACAACACTCTGCCTTCTGGCACCACTCTGAAGAGGAGTCCAGGAGACAACAGTGACTGTCTCAACTTCACTTCACTTGACTTCActgagaatgggtcaaaattCTCCACTCTG CAGTCCTACAGCGCATACGTAGCTGAGAATAACAAGCCTGACTCCTCTGTCGGTTCTGTTACTGCGAGAGACCCAGACTGGAGACAGAATGGCACAGTGTTCTACTCTCTGTTGCCCAGTGAAGTCAATGGTGTTCCGGTCTCCTCATATGTATCCATTAATGGAGACACAGGGGTGATCCATGCTGTGAGGGCCTTTGACTATGAGCAGTTCAGAAGCTTCAAAGTTCAGGTTGTAGCCAGAGACAATGGTTCTCCTCCACTCAGCAGCaacgtgactgtgagtgtgttcataacAGATGAGAATGATAACTCTCCTCAGATATTGTACCCTACTCCAGAAGGAAACTCCTTCATGACTGAGATGGTTCCTAAAGCTGCTCTTTCTGGCTCGCTGGTCTCCAAAGTGATTGCTGTTGATGCTGACTCTGGACAGAACGCGTGGCTGTCGTATCAGATCGTGAAGTCGACTGATCCGGGACTTTTCACTATTGGTCTCCACAGTGGAGAGATCAGGGCTCAGAGGGACATTTCTGAATCTGACAGCATGAAGCAGAACCTTGTGATCTCAGTGAAAGATAACggacagccctctctctctacaacctGTGCCGTATATTTACTCATCTCTGATAACTTGGCTGAAGTTCCTGAACTGAAAGACATGTCTTATGAGGAGAGCAACTCTAAACTCACATCTTATCTGATCATTGCTCTGGTGTCTGTTTCCACGTTTTTCATCACTTTTATAATTCTCATTGTGGCCATACGGATTTGCCACAGGAGAAAGCCCAGACTGTTGTTTGATGGAGCAGTAGCCATTCCCAGTGCATATTTACCTCCCAACTACACAGATGTTGATGGAACTGGAACTCTGCGTAGTGCTTACAACTATGACGCCTATATGACCACAGGGTCACGTACCAGTGACTTCAAGTTTGTTACGTCCTACAATGACAACACTCTGCCTTCTGGCACCACTCTGAAGAGGAGTCCAGGAGACAACAGTGACTGTCTCAACTTCACCTCACTTGACTTCTCTGAGAATGCATCTAAATGCTCCACTCTGGTAAATAATTGA
- the LOC134080811 gene encoding protocadherin beta-15-like, which produces MYWVVFIALCVHTCNGDLSYSVPEEMKKGTVFGNIAKDLGLGIKGLSDRKARIDMEGNEKRFFDLRGGELVIAERIDREELCGSKPSCSLNYELVLENPLELHRITLQIEDINDNAPRFPKNEIKLEIGESAVKGARFPLNEAHDSDVGRNGIQSYSLERNDHFVLAVNSNSDGRKYSELVLDKELDREQQQEVTLLLTASDGGSPQRSGTAIIRVIVLDANDNLPVFSETFYKASLPENSPLGTVAVTVTATDADEGANGEVTYEFSHISDKAARLFSIDEVSGEIKVIGTIDYEDKNDYELRVLAKDGAGLASNAKVDIEITDVNDNAPVIYIKSLNVPIPENVAPGTEVGIINVQDKDTGGNKQIRCSIQQNVPFKLNPSIKNYYTLVTTAELDRELIGDYNVTITATDEGSPPLSSSKTIHLSVSDVNDNAPVFEHQSYSAYVTENNKPDSSVCSVTARDPDWRQNGTVFYSLLPSEVNGVPVSSYVSINGDTGVIHAVRAFDYEQFRSFKVQVVARDNGSPPLSSNVTVSVFITDENDNSPQILYPTPEGNSFMTEMVPKAALSGSLVSKVIAVDADSGQNAWLSYQIVKSTDPGLFTIGLHSGEIRAQRDISESDSMKQNLVISVKDNGQPSLSTTCAVYLLISDNLAEVPELKDMSYEESNSKLTSYLIIALVSVSTFFITFIILIVAIRICHRRKPRLLFDGAVAIPSAYLPPNYADVDGTGTLRSAYNYDAYMTTGSRTSDFKFVSSYNENTLPAGSTLKKSPNDNSDCLNFTSLDFSGNGSKYSTLRVIQYDY; this is translated from the exons ATGTACTGGGTTGTATTCAtcgctctctgtgtgcataCTTGCAATGGCGATCTGAGCTATTCCGTACCAGAAGAAATGAAGAAGGGTACAGTATTTGGCAATATAGCCAAGGATCTTGGTCTCGGTATTAAAGGACTATCAGATCGAAAGGCTCGGATAGATATGGAAGGGAATGAAAAACGCTTTTTTGATCTTCGGGGAGGAGAACTTGTTATTGCAGAGAGAATAGACCGGGAGGAGCTCTGCGGGTCAAAACCATCATGCTCGTTAAACTACGAATTAGTTCTGGAAAACCCTTTGGAATTGCATCGGATTACGCTACAGATCGAGGATATAAATGACAACGCACCTCGTTTTCcgaaaaatgaaattaaactgGAAATTGGAGAATCTGCTGTTAAAGGCGCACGTTTCCCACTGAATGAAGCGCACGACTCCGACGTGGGGCGAAACGGAATTCAAAGCTACTCACTGGAGAGGAACGACCATTTTGTCCTAGCTGTAAATTCAAATTCGGATGGAAGAAAATACAGTGAATTAGTATTAGATAAAGAGCTGGACCGGGAGCAGCAGCAAGAAGTGACATTGTTGCTTACTGCTAGTGACGGAGGCTCTCCACAAAGATCTGGTACTGCAATCATACGTGTTATTGTACTTGACGCAAATGATAATCTTCCAGTATTCAGCGAAACCTTTTATAAAGCCAGTCTACCTGAAAACTCTCCGTTGGGTACTGTTGCTGTGACAGTAACTGCTACAGATGCAGATGAGGGAGCAAATGGTGAGGTAACCTATGAATTTAGTCACATTTCTGACAAAGCAGCTAGACTGTTCTCTATTGATGAAGTGTCTGGGGAGATCAAAGTAATTGGAACTATAGACTATGAGGACAAAAATGACTATGAATTAAGGGTTTTGGCCAAAGATGGTGCAGGGTTGGCATCCAATGCCAAAGTTGATATAGAGATCACAGACGTTAATGACAATGCTCCAGTGATATACATCAAATCACTTAATGTGCCTATCCCTGAGAATGTAGCCCCAGGAACTGAAGTAGGGATTATTAATGTGCAGGATAAAGATACAGGAGGAAACAAACAGATCCGCTGCTCCATTCAGCAGAATGTTCCATTTAAATTAAATCCATCTATTAAGAACTATTACACACTTGTTACTACAGCTGAATTGGACCGTGAACTGATAGGAGATTATAATGTAACAATTACAGCTACTGATGAAGGCTCACCACCATTGTCTTCCTCCAAGACAATCCATCTCTCTGTATCAGATGTAAATGATAATGCCCCTGTATTTGAACATCAGTCCTACAGCGCATATGTGACTGAGAATAACAAGCCTGActcctctgtctgttctgttaCTGCGAGAGACCCAGACTGGAGACAGAATGGCACAGTGTTCTACTCTCTGTTGCCCAGTGAGGTCAATGGTGTTCCGGTCTCCTCATATGTATCCATTAATGGAGACACAGGGGTGATCCATGCTGTGAGGGCCTTTGACTACGAGCAGTTCAGAAGCTTCAAAGTTCAGGTTGTAGCCAGAGACAATGGTTCTCCTCCACTCAGCAGCaacgtgactgtgagtgtgttcataacAGATGAGAATGATAACTCTCCTCAGATATTGTACCCTACTCCAGAAGGAAACTCCTTCATGACTGAGATGGTTCCTAAAGCTGCTCTTTCTGGCTCGCTGGTCTCCAAAGTGATCGCTGTTGATGCTGACTCTGGACAGAACGCGTGGCTGTCGTATCAGATCGTGAAGTCGACTGATCCGGGACTTTTCACTATTGGTCTCCACAGTGGAGAGATCAGGGCTCAGAGGGACATTTCTGAATCTGACAGCATGAAGCAGAACCTTGTGATCTCAGTGAAAGATAACggacagccctctctctctacaacctGTGCCGTATATTTACTCATCTCTGATAACTTGGCTGAAGTTCCTGAACTGAAAGACATGTCTTATGAGGAGAGCAATTCTAAACTCACATCGTATCTGATCATTGCTCTGGTGTCTGTTTCCACATTTTTCATCACTTTCATAATTTTGATTGTGGCCATACGGATTTGCCACAGGAGAAAGCCCAGACTGTTGTTTGATGGAGCAGTCGCCATTCCCAGTGCATATTTACCTCCCAACTATGCAGATGTTGATGGAACTGGAACTCTCCGTAGTGCTTACAACTATGACGCCTATATGACCACAGGGTCACGTACCAGTGACTTCAAGTTTGTCAGCTCATACAATGAGAACACTTTGCCAGCTGGAAGTACATTGAAGAAGAGCCCGAATGATAACAGCGACTGCCTTAACTTCACTTCCCTCGACTTCTCTGGCAATGGATCTAAATATTCAACTCTG CGTGTGATTCAGTATGACTACTGA